From a region of the Mustelus asterias unplaced genomic scaffold, sMusAst1.hap1.1 HAP1_SCAFFOLD_872, whole genome shotgun sequence genome:
- the LOC144487557 gene encoding uncharacterized protein LOC144487557, with the protein MEKPWKCDDCGKGFNYPYLLENHRHSHTGERPFICSVCGKGFTTSSHLLLHQRTHTEERPFSCSTCGKGFSCSSNLSAHQRVHTGERSFTCSLCGKEFAGPSGLWSHQRIHTGEKPFTCSVCGKRFTLSSNLLSHRVHTEERPFSCTSCGKRFRSSSNLSAHKRVHTGERPFTCSTCGREFTNSSGLLSHQRIHTEEKPFICTYCGKSFRQLSILTAHQRTHTGERPFTCSMCGKGYTQSGSLHLHELTHTGERPFTCSVCGKGYTRSSHLLTHLQVHNCLQELDFAVPAAVNHIQD; encoded by the coding sequence atggagaaaccatggaaatgtgatgattgtggtaaaggattcaattatccgtacttgctggaaaaccatagacacagtcacactggagagaggccattcatctgttctgtgtgtgggaaaggattcactacctcatcccacctgctgttacaccagcgaactcacactgaggagaggccgttcagctgctccacctgtggaaaggggttctcatgttcatccaacctcagtgcacatcagcgagttcacactggggagagatcgttcacctgctccttgtgtgggaaggagtttgctgggccatccggtctttggtcacaccagcgaattcacacaggagagaagccattcacctgttctgtgtgtggtaagagattcactctgtcatctaacctgctgtcacaccgagttcacacagaggagagaccgttcagctgcacttcctgtggaaagaggttcaggtcttcatccaacctcagtgcacacaagcgagttcacactggggaaaggccgttcacctgttccacgtgtgggagggaattcaccaattcatccggcctcctgtcacatcagcgaattcacactgaggagaagccatttatttgcacctactgtggaaagagtttcaggcagttatcaatcctcactgctcatcaacgcactcacactggggagagaccattcacttgctccatgtgtgggaagggatacactcagtctggcagcctgcatttacacgagctcacccacactggggagaggccattcacctgctctgtgtgtgggaagggatacactcggtcatcccacttgctgacacatctgCAAGTTCACAATTGCCTCCAGGAGTTGGATTTTGCAGTTCCTgccgctgttaatcacatccaggattga